A window of the Streptomyces luomodiensis genome harbors these coding sequences:
- a CDS encoding pectate lyase family protein: MPGRHARVAAVLGCASLALGALATVPASAHTPSAVARAALPADDGWASADGGTTGGGKADRAHTFTVTNRAELAEALNDADPTPKLIYVKGTIDANTDAAGKPLSCADYATDGYSLDAYLTAYDPATWGEAEPSGPQEEARAASAARQAERVQLTVGSNTTIVGLGRTARLLGASLQIRGADNVIVRNLIFEDAFDCFPAWDPTDGDEGNWNSEYDNLVVYGSTHVWVDHNTFTDGRRPDSAQPSYYGRLYQQHDGELDVVRGADLVTASWNVFADHDKTLMIGNSDSAGATDRGRLRVTLHHNLFRNIVERAPRVRFGKVDVYNNHFVAPRDGYVYSWGIGIESQLVAEANAFTVPSSVDPAKIIKKWNGTALTARNNRLGGRPADLLALHNAGVPEERLGDDAGWAPTLRTRVDDPRAVPGVVARGAGAGRP; the protein is encoded by the coding sequence ATGCCCGGACGCCATGCCCGCGTCGCCGCCGTACTCGGCTGCGCCTCACTCGCCCTCGGCGCTCTCGCCACCGTCCCCGCCTCGGCGCACACGCCGTCCGCCGTCGCCCGAGCCGCCCTCCCCGCCGATGACGGCTGGGCCTCCGCCGACGGCGGTACGACCGGCGGCGGTAAGGCCGACCGGGCGCATACGTTCACGGTCACCAACCGGGCGGAGCTGGCCGAGGCGCTGAACGACGCCGATCCGACCCCGAAGCTCATCTACGTCAAGGGCACCATCGACGCCAACACCGACGCCGCCGGAAAGCCGCTGTCCTGCGCGGACTACGCGACCGACGGCTACTCCCTGGACGCCTACCTCACCGCCTACGACCCGGCCACCTGGGGCGAGGCCGAGCCGTCCGGCCCGCAGGAGGAGGCCCGCGCCGCCTCCGCCGCCCGGCAGGCCGAACGCGTGCAGCTCACGGTGGGCTCCAACACCACCATCGTGGGCCTCGGCCGCACCGCGCGGCTGCTGGGCGCGAGCCTCCAGATCAGGGGCGCGGACAACGTCATCGTCCGGAATCTCATCTTCGAGGACGCCTTCGACTGCTTCCCCGCCTGGGACCCGACCGACGGCGACGAGGGCAACTGGAACTCCGAGTACGACAACCTGGTGGTGTACGGCTCCACCCATGTCTGGGTCGACCACAACACCTTCACCGACGGCCGCCGCCCCGACAGCGCCCAGCCGAGCTACTACGGACGGCTCTACCAGCAGCACGACGGTGAGCTGGACGTGGTGCGCGGCGCCGATCTCGTCACCGCGTCCTGGAACGTCTTCGCCGACCACGACAAGACGCTGATGATCGGCAACAGCGACAGCGCGGGCGCGACGGACCGCGGCAGGCTCCGGGTCACGCTCCACCACAACCTGTTCCGGAACATCGTGGAGCGGGCGCCGCGGGTGCGGTTCGGGAAGGTGGACGTCTACAACAACCACTTCGTGGCCCCCCGCGACGGCTATGTCTACAGCTGGGGCATCGGCATCGAGTCCCAACTGGTCGCCGAGGCCAACGCCTTCACGGTGCCCTCCTCCGTCGACCCCGCGAAGATCATCAAGAAGTGGAACGGCACGGCGCTGACCGCGCGGAACAACCGCCTCGGCGGCCGGCCGGCCGATCTCCTCGCCCTCCACAACGCGGGCGTTCCCGAGGAGCGGTTGGGCGACGACGCGGGCTGGGCGCCGACGCTGCGCACCCGGGTCGACGACCCCCGCGCGGTGCCCGGTGTCGTCGCCAGGGGCGCGGGCGCCGGCCGCCCGTGA
- a CDS encoding rhamnogalacturonan acetylesterase: MSLSRRHAAASLAALPFVLAATGTAEARPRRLCTVYIAGDSTAATKAPSAAPETGWGMALPFFLGDDRFAVANHAVNGRSSKSFYDEGLLTPVLAAIRPGDLLLVQFGHNDEKTDDPARGTDPQTTYPEYLRRYVQGARDRGARPVLLTSVERRRFDAAGNALPTHGAYPDAVRLLARAEQVPLIDVQATSLALWQRLGPEATKDCFDWLDPGEWPNYPDGLQDNTHFQPHGAIEVARLVARGLKDARVLAPNEVRRLDDAIPDSWITW; the protein is encoded by the coding sequence ATGTCCCTGTCCCGCAGACACGCGGCCGCCTCGCTCGCCGCGCTGCCCTTCGTCCTCGCCGCCACCGGCACCGCCGAGGCCCGTCCCCGCCGCCTCTGCACCGTCTACATCGCGGGCGACTCCACCGCCGCGACCAAGGCCCCCTCGGCCGCCCCCGAGACCGGCTGGGGGATGGCCCTGCCGTTCTTCCTCGGCGACGACCGGTTCGCGGTGGCCAACCACGCCGTCAACGGCCGCAGTTCCAAGAGCTTCTACGACGAGGGTCTGCTCACCCCCGTCCTGGCCGCCATCCGCCCCGGTGACCTGCTCCTCGTGCAGTTCGGCCACAACGACGAGAAGACCGATGACCCGGCGCGCGGCACCGATCCGCAGACCACCTATCCGGAGTATCTGCGGCGCTATGTCCAGGGCGCGCGCGACCGCGGCGCCCGGCCCGTGCTGCTGACCTCCGTCGAGCGCCGCCGCTTCGACGCGGCGGGCAACGCCCTGCCCACGCACGGCGCGTACCCCGACGCGGTGCGCCTTCTCGCCCGCGCCGAGCAGGTGCCCCTGATCGACGTCCAGGCCACCAGCCTCGCCCTGTGGCAGCGGCTCGGGCCCGAGGCCACCAAGGACTGCTTCGACTGGCTCGACCCGGGGGAGTGGCCCAACTACCCCGATGGGCTCCAGGACAACACCCACTTCCAGCCACACGGCGCGATCGAGGTCGCCCGGCTCGTCGCGCGCGGGCTGAAGGACGCGCGGGTGCTGGCCCCGAACGAGGTCCGGCGTCTGGACGACGCGATCCCGGACAGCTGGATCACCTGGTAA
- a CDS encoding polysaccharide deacetylase family protein, translating into MKQKGGISRISRTYGLLAGAVCLTLGLSGCGVSYDTTSPRSAREHAASGAEHAALDASVDCAVAKCVALTFDAGPSENTPRLLDILKREHAHATFFMLGKNHIDKHPDLVRRIAAEGHELANHTWSHKILTKTDSDEVRSQITRVQDAVVELTGTKPLLMRPPQGRTDERIIKICRELGVAQVLWSVTAKDYQTTDSKLIEKRVLDQTKRDGIILLHDIYRGTVPAVPGILAKLKKDGYTVVTVSQLLAPATPEPGKVYRP; encoded by the coding sequence ATGAAGCAAAAAGGCGGCATATCCCGAATATCCCGCACGTACGGGCTCCTCGCGGGCGCTGTGTGTCTGACGCTGGGCCTCAGCGGCTGCGGCGTCTCCTACGACACCACCTCGCCGCGCAGCGCCCGGGAGCACGCGGCGTCGGGCGCCGAGCACGCGGCGCTGGATGCGTCGGTCGACTGCGCCGTCGCCAAGTGCGTGGCCCTCACCTTCGACGCGGGGCCCAGCGAGAACACCCCCCGGCTGCTGGACATCCTCAAGCGCGAGCACGCCCACGCGACCTTCTTCATGCTCGGCAAGAACCACATCGACAAACACCCCGACCTGGTGCGCCGCATCGCGGCCGAGGGCCATGAGCTGGCCAACCACACCTGGTCGCACAAGATCCTGACCAAGACCGACTCCGACGAGGTGCGTTCGCAGATCACCCGTGTCCAGGACGCCGTCGTCGAGCTCACCGGTACCAAGCCCCTGTTGATGCGGCCGCCGCAGGGGCGTACGGATGAGCGGATCATCAAGATCTGCCGCGAGCTGGGCGTGGCACAGGTGTTGTGGAGCGTGACGGCGAAGGACTACCAGACGACCGACTCGAAGCTGATCGAGAAGCGGGTGCTGGACCAGACGAAGCGTGACGGGATCATCCTGCTGCACGACATCTACCGGGGCACGGTACCGGCGGTGCCGGGCATCCTGGCGAAGCTGAAGAAGGACGGCTACACCGTGGTGACGGTCTCCCAGCTGCTGGCCCCGGCCACCCCGGAGCCGGGCAAGGTCTATCGTCCATGA
- a CDS encoding aldo/keto reductase, with translation MEYARLGTSGIKVSRICLGMMSYGSPEYRPWQLDIDDARPIVRRAVESGVTFFDTADMYAMGRSEEITGELLRELFPRRDDYVLATKVYSPMGEGPNDRGLSRKHILAGIDASLRRLGTDHVDLYQIHRFDPETPIEETMEALHDVVRAGKARYIGASSMFAWQFAKAQHTAGTHGWTRFVSMQNHYNLLYREEEREMNPLCLDQGVGVIPWSPLARGLLAGTRDRDRTGPTVRAGNDPLVEKWYADAEFSIVDATRAIAAERGVSPARIALAWLLGRPAVTAPIVGATRTAHLEDAVAAVGLTLDDEEVARLEVPYRPRPIMGHG, from the coding sequence ATGGAGTACGCACGGCTGGGCACGTCGGGCATCAAGGTGTCGCGGATCTGCCTGGGCATGATGAGCTACGGCAGTCCTGAGTACCGCCCCTGGCAGCTGGACATCGACGACGCGCGGCCGATCGTGCGGCGCGCGGTCGAGAGCGGGGTGACCTTCTTCGACACCGCCGACATGTACGCGATGGGCCGGAGCGAGGAGATCACCGGGGAGCTGCTGCGGGAGCTCTTCCCCCGCCGCGACGACTACGTCCTCGCCACGAAGGTCTACTCCCCGATGGGAGAGGGCCCCAACGACCGGGGGCTGTCCCGCAAGCACATCCTGGCGGGCATCGACGCCTCGCTGCGGCGGCTGGGCACCGACCATGTGGACCTGTACCAGATCCACCGGTTCGACCCCGAGACGCCGATCGAGGAGACGATGGAGGCGCTCCACGATGTGGTGCGGGCCGGGAAGGCCCGGTACATCGGCGCGTCCTCCATGTTCGCCTGGCAGTTCGCCAAGGCCCAGCACACGGCCGGGACCCACGGCTGGACCCGCTTCGTCTCGATGCAGAACCACTACAACCTGCTGTACCGGGAGGAGGAGCGGGAGATGAACCCGCTCTGCCTGGACCAGGGCGTCGGCGTGATCCCCTGGAGCCCGCTGGCGCGCGGGCTGCTGGCCGGGACGCGCGACCGGGACCGCACCGGGCCGACGGTCCGGGCGGGCAACGATCCGCTGGTGGAGAAGTGGTACGCGGACGCGGAGTTCTCCATCGTGGACGCCACCCGCGCGATCGCCGCGGAGCGCGGGGTGTCCCCCGCGCGGATCGCGCTGGCGTGGCTGCTCGGCAGGCCCGCGGTCACCGCGCCGATCGTCGGGGCCACCAGGACCGCCCATCTGGAGGACGCGGTCGCGGCGGTCGGGCTGACGCTCGACGACGAGGAGGTGGCCCGTCTGGAGGTCCCCTACCGCCCGCGCCCCATCATGGGCCACGGCTGA
- a CDS encoding carbohydrate ABC transporter permease: MTTALAEQGTPPAPAAAPPPAARAKRRRGLDQGVPRWQIYLPLCLYLLFTLVPFYWMLLFALRPAGSNALVPWPVTGEHFQKVWNERSFGIFFQNSMIVGVASLVMTTAVALAGGYALARFDFRAKKGFMLALLASQFIPGALMLVPLFEIFKNLQMINSLGSVVIAETVFQLPLSIILISGFIKNVPVSLEEQAWVDGCGRFRAFCAVVLPLLRPGLIAVGSFAFVHSWNHFLFALMFLSSQDKQTIPVGLNTLIGADSVDLGALAAGGVIAAVPVVIVFAFIQKWLITGFSAGAVKG; encoded by the coding sequence GTGACCACCGCACTCGCCGAGCAGGGCACCCCGCCCGCCCCCGCGGCCGCCCCGCCGCCCGCCGCCCGCGCGAAGCGCCGGCGCGGGCTCGACCAGGGCGTACCGCGCTGGCAGATCTATCTGCCGCTGTGCCTGTACCTGCTGTTCACCCTCGTCCCCTTCTACTGGATGCTGCTGTTCGCGCTGCGCCCCGCGGGCTCGAACGCGCTGGTGCCCTGGCCGGTCACGGGTGAGCACTTCCAGAAGGTGTGGAACGAGCGCAGCTTCGGGATCTTCTTCCAGAACAGCATGATCGTCGGCGTCGCCTCGCTGGTGATGACGACGGCGGTCGCGCTGGCCGGCGGCTATGCCCTGGCCCGCTTCGACTTCCGGGCCAAGAAGGGCTTCATGCTGGCGCTGCTGGCCTCGCAGTTCATCCCGGGCGCGCTGATGCTGGTGCCGCTCTTCGAGATCTTCAAGAACCTCCAGATGATCAACTCGCTGGGGAGCGTGGTCATCGCGGAGACGGTCTTCCAGCTGCCCCTGTCGATCATCCTCATCAGCGGCTTCATCAAGAACGTGCCGGTGTCGCTGGAGGAGCAGGCGTGGGTGGACGGCTGCGGCCGCTTCCGGGCCTTCTGCGCGGTGGTGCTGCCGCTGCTGCGCCCCGGGCTGATCGCGGTCGGCTCCTTCGCCTTCGTGCACAGCTGGAACCACTTCCTGTTCGCGCTGATGTTCCTCAGCTCCCAGGACAAGCAGACCATCCCGGTCGGCCTCAACACCCTCATCGGCGCCGACAGCGTCGATCTGGGCGCGCTCGCGGCGGGCGGGGTGATCGCCGCGGTGCCGGTCGTCATCGTCTTCGCCTTCATCCAGAAGTGGCTGATCACCGGCTTCAGCGCGGGAGCGGTCAAGGGCTGA
- a CDS encoding Gfo/Idh/MocA family protein encodes MDMAHPGSRGEAPADEPIPVVLAGARGHGRWHLDNIRRLAAERKVRLAGVCELRPLTATELGDGLGEPEQSADLPALLARTGARIAVICTPIHTHADLALAAAERGAHLLLEKPPTPSYAEFTRLSEGLRRYGTACQIGFQSLGSQALPAIRKLVSDGRIGAIRGIGAAGAWARDEDYYTRAPWAGHRTLDGRDVVDGVLTNPLAHAVATALSLGGADRAEDVAGIELELYRANAIEADDTSCVRVRTTGGTTIAAAVTLCAEEPGEPYVTVHGDRGRITLWYKLDRVRVERDGAPPETTDHARTDLLDNLVAHLRDGTELLVPPDRTGAFMRVVEAVRTAPAPVPLPADAWRTEPGAGVTARAAKRRVVTGIDRLVTAGAERLALYSELRAPWAAPPAEVPHP; translated from the coding sequence ATGGACATGGCGCACCCCGGAAGCCGCGGGGAGGCACCGGCCGACGAACCGATACCCGTCGTCCTCGCGGGCGCCCGCGGCCACGGGCGCTGGCACCTGGACAACATCCGCCGGCTGGCCGCCGAGCGGAAGGTCCGGCTCGCCGGAGTGTGCGAACTCCGTCCCCTCACGGCGACGGAGCTGGGCGACGGGCTCGGCGAGCCCGAACAATCCGCCGACCTGCCCGCACTTCTGGCCCGGACCGGCGCCCGGATCGCCGTCATCTGCACACCGATCCACACCCACGCCGACCTCGCCCTCGCCGCCGCCGAGCGCGGTGCGCACCTTCTGCTGGAGAAGCCGCCCACACCCTCGTACGCCGAATTCACCCGGTTGAGCGAAGGGCTGCGCCGGTACGGCACCGCCTGCCAGATCGGCTTCCAGTCGCTCGGCTCCCAGGCCCTGCCCGCCATCCGGAAACTCGTGTCCGACGGCCGCATAGGGGCGATCCGCGGCATCGGCGCGGCCGGGGCGTGGGCCCGCGACGAGGACTACTACACCCGCGCCCCCTGGGCCGGACACCGCACCCTCGACGGCCGTGACGTCGTCGACGGGGTCCTCACCAACCCCCTCGCCCACGCCGTCGCCACCGCCCTGAGCCTCGGCGGCGCCGACCGGGCCGAGGACGTGGCCGGTATCGAGCTGGAGCTGTACCGGGCCAACGCCATCGAGGCCGACGACACCTCCTGCGTACGCGTCCGCACCACCGGCGGCACCACGATCGCCGCCGCCGTCACCCTGTGCGCGGAGGAGCCCGGTGAACCGTATGTGACCGTCCACGGCGACCGGGGCCGGATCACCCTCTGGTACAAGCTGGACCGGGTCCGCGTCGAACGCGACGGAGCGCCGCCCGAGACCACCGACCACGCGCGCACCGACCTGCTGGACAACCTGGTCGCGCATCTGCGCGACGGCACCGAACTGCTCGTCCCACCGGACCGCACCGGCGCGTTCATGCGTGTCGTCGAGGCGGTCCGGACCGCCCCCGCACCGGTCCCGCTGCCCGCGGACGCCTGGCGCACCGAGCCCGGTGCGGGCGTCACCGCGCGGGCCGCCAAGCGGCGCGTGGTGACCGGCATCGACCGACTGGTCACCGCCGGCGCCGAGCGCCTCGCCCTGTACTCGGAACTGCGCGCCCCCTGGGCCGCACCCCCCGCGGAGGTCCCGCACCCATGA
- a CDS encoding PmoA family protein, which produces MTPLTPSNPLTPNPLPPSNRLTPSSRLTPSNPLTPSLTRRPPCTVLRHEGRIVGSYVHRPQLPGTLAPRPYLHPVRTLGGATVTGLRPAGHPAHLGVSMAVPEVAGRDFRGGPGRLDHQGSQRHLSWLLRDPDGFVEELSWTAGGRQLLLERRTVAVRALGTGCWALDFTSALTNVTGREIGIGATDHAGGFCWPLPRRPEPAHVFSADGEGEAAVHGRPADWLALATDDWTLVFAGATGDTRADPWCVRTGEHPAVGSALAWERPLPIAPADTVTRRIVTAVADGRLDRPAAARIAGQLSDKGAAV; this is translated from the coding sequence ATGACACCTCTGACCCCCTCGAACCCGCTGACCCCCAACCCGCTGCCCCCGTCCAACCGGCTGACCCCCTCCAGTCGGCTGACCCCCTCCAACCCGCTGACCCCGTCCCTCACCCGCCGTCCCCCGTGCACCGTGCTGCGCCATGAGGGCCGGATCGTCGGGTCGTACGTGCACCGCCCCCAGCTGCCCGGCACGCTCGCGCCACGCCCGTATCTGCACCCCGTGCGCACCCTGGGCGGCGCCACCGTCACCGGGCTGCGGCCCGCTGGACATCCGGCGCACCTGGGCGTGTCCATGGCCGTCCCGGAGGTGGCGGGACGGGACTTCCGGGGCGGTCCGGGCCGGCTGGACCACCAGGGGAGCCAGCGCCATCTCAGCTGGCTGCTGCGCGACCCCGACGGGTTCGTGGAGGAGCTGTCGTGGACGGCCGGCGGGCGGCAACTGCTGCTGGAGCGCCGCACGGTGGCCGTACGGGCCCTCGGCACGGGGTGCTGGGCACTGGACTTCACCTCCGCCCTCACCAATGTGACCGGCCGGGAGATCGGCATCGGCGCCACCGACCACGCGGGCGGCTTCTGCTGGCCCCTCCCGCGGCGTCCCGAGCCCGCGCACGTCTTCAGTGCCGACGGCGAGGGCGAGGCGGCGGTGCACGGACGGCCCGCGGACTGGCTGGCGCTGGCCACCGACGACTGGACGCTGGTCTTCGCCGGAGCGACCGGCGACACCCGGGCCGACCCCTGGTGCGTGCGCACCGGGGAGCACCCGGCGGTGGGCTCGGCCCTCGCCTGGGAGCGGCCGCTGCCGATCGCCCCCGCCGACACCGTCACCCGGCGCATCGTCACCGCCGTCGCCGACGGCCGTCTGGACCGCCCCGCCGCCGCCCGGATCGCGGGGCAGCTCTCCGACAAGGGGGCCGCCGTATGA
- a CDS encoding right-handed parallel beta-helix repeat-containing protein, whose amino-acid sequence MRLRRKRGRHRRRKDRTLPLGSAVIVASAVAGVYLTASPEGASAVPTTVYVATHGSDGNTGTLGSPYRSLEKALSSAKAGTTIEVRGGTYYPSSTLRSSVSGTPRERVRLRPYGGEKVRIDGSRLGEGSALLSLSADYWTVSGIELRNAPGGGLVCTSCAGNVFQNLSTHGNGDTGLTLRGDNTHDNVIRNLDSYGNHDDATGGRRADGIAITHGSGTGNVVTGSRLYHNSDDGLDLWMWASPVTIEHSWAFGNGRNRWHIPYFKGDGSGFQLGADRVGAPSPAHVVRSSAAWDNSKSGFDAGGNTGALRLQRTTAFANWGKGYSFAGSRAVLTRNLAVSNGRGSADTGHLAVSRDNSWSPGGPVTPPLVTTDPTTALGSRRQDGSLPVTSFLVVMDRTEIGSTMN is encoded by the coding sequence ATGAGGCTGAGGCGCAAACGGGGCCGCCACCGGCGCCGTAAGGACCGCACGCTGCCGCTGGGCAGCGCCGTGATCGTGGCGTCGGCCGTGGCCGGGGTGTATCTGACGGCTTCGCCGGAGGGTGCCAGCGCCGTGCCCACCACCGTGTATGTGGCCACCCATGGCAGCGACGGCAACACCGGCACGCTGGGGTCCCCGTACCGCAGCCTGGAAAAGGCGCTCTCCTCCGCCAAGGCAGGCACCACCATCGAGGTGCGCGGCGGTACCTACTACCCCTCCAGCACGCTGCGCAGCTCCGTCAGCGGCACTCCCCGCGAACGCGTCCGACTGCGGCCGTACGGCGGGGAGAAGGTCAGGATCGACGGCTCCAGGCTGGGTGAGGGCTCCGCCCTGCTCTCCCTCAGCGCCGACTACTGGACGGTCTCCGGGATCGAACTGCGCAACGCCCCGGGCGGCGGCCTGGTCTGCACCTCCTGTGCGGGAAACGTCTTCCAGAACCTCAGCACGCACGGCAACGGCGACACCGGACTCACCCTCCGCGGCGACAACACCCACGACAACGTCATCCGCAACCTGGACTCCTACGGCAACCACGACGACGCCACCGGCGGGCGGCGAGCCGACGGCATAGCCATCACCCACGGCTCCGGCACCGGAAACGTGGTCACCGGCTCCCGGCTGTACCACAACAGCGACGACGGCCTCGACCTGTGGATGTGGGCGAGCCCGGTCACCATCGAGCACTCCTGGGCCTTCGGAAACGGCCGCAACCGCTGGCACATCCCCTACTTCAAGGGCGACGGCAGCGGCTTCCAACTCGGCGCCGACCGCGTCGGCGCCCCCTCGCCCGCCCATGTCGTACGGTCCTCCGCCGCCTGGGACAACTCCAAGAGCGGCTTCGACGCGGGCGGCAACACCGGAGCCCTCCGGCTCCAGCGCACCACCGCCTTCGCCAACTGGGGCAAGGGCTACTCCTTCGCCGGCTCCCGCGCCGTCCTGACCCGCAACCTCGCGGTCTCCAACGGACGCGGCAGCGCCGACACCGGACACCTCGCCGTCTCCCGGGACAACAGCTGGTCGCCGGGCGGCCCGGTCACCCCGCCGCTGGTCACCACCGATCCCACCACGGCCCTCGGCTCGCGGCGGCAGGACGGTTCGCTGCCGGTCACCAGCTTCCTGGTGGTCATGGACCGCACCGAGATCGGTTCGACGATGAACTGA
- a CDS encoding ABC transporter substrate-binding protein, translating to MNPRTRGATRTAAALTAALTLALTATACGDDGSTTGEEGSGKGTITFWDNNGGPRTKIWKQIIAKFEDKYPDITVTYVPIPITNVQSKYDTAIQSGGDSLPDVGGVGTAYLANLVAQGALDPVTDRIDDSALKGKLIKNMVESVRAAGGADQELYSVPTSANQGTLWYRTDLFQAAKLPAPDTWEHFYQAADELTDKGDNKFGFTLRGGAGSIAQALDMMYAQSGISSFWDGDKTTLNDPKNVAALEKYVALFKKVTPAADLNNDFAKMVAQFDQGDIGMLQHNLGSYVDHVRLLGKDKIAGIPLPPSRAGAARTIVSNPVDGLGLFKASKNKAAAWKFIEFAASPEMNSLWNEDVGAIPANVGAADDDWIAEAPPTKAALESLNDPRTKVVQLPYYLPDWNNISKADNEPSFQKVLLGQMTAKAFCDKVAKELNAAQADWKEHQG from the coding sequence ATGAACCCACGCACCCGCGGCGCCACCCGCACCGCAGCCGCCCTGACCGCCGCCCTCACCCTCGCCCTGACCGCCACCGCCTGCGGGGACGACGGCTCGACCACCGGCGAGGAGGGCTCCGGCAAGGGCACCATCACCTTCTGGGACAACAACGGCGGCCCCCGCACCAAGATCTGGAAGCAGATCATCGCCAAGTTCGAGGACAAGTACCCCGACATCACGGTCACGTACGTGCCGATCCCGATCACCAATGTGCAGTCGAAGTACGACACCGCCATCCAGAGCGGCGGCGACAGCCTGCCCGACGTCGGCGGCGTGGGCACCGCCTATCTGGCCAACCTGGTCGCCCAGGGCGCGCTCGACCCCGTCACCGACCGCATCGACGACAGCGCCCTCAAGGGCAAGCTGATCAAGAACATGGTCGAGAGCGTCCGCGCGGCCGGCGGTGCGGACCAGGAGCTGTACTCCGTCCCGACCTCCGCCAACCAGGGCACCCTCTGGTACCGCACCGACCTGTTCCAGGCGGCGAAGCTGCCGGCCCCCGACACCTGGGAGCACTTCTACCAGGCCGCCGACGAGCTGACCGACAAGGGCGACAACAAGTTCGGCTTCACCCTGCGCGGCGGTGCGGGCTCGATCGCCCAGGCGCTGGACATGATGTACGCCCAGTCCGGCATCTCGTCCTTCTGGGACGGCGACAAAACCACGCTCAACGACCCGAAGAACGTCGCGGCGCTCGAGAAGTACGTCGCGCTCTTCAAGAAGGTCACGCCCGCCGCGGACCTCAACAACGACTTCGCCAAGATGGTCGCCCAGTTCGACCAGGGCGACATCGGGATGCTCCAGCACAACCTCGGCAGCTATGTCGACCACGTACGGCTGCTCGGCAAGGACAAGATCGCGGGCATTCCGCTGCCGCCGTCGCGGGCCGGAGCGGCGCGCACCATCGTCTCCAACCCGGTGGACGGGCTCGGGCTCTTCAAGGCGAGCAAGAACAAGGCGGCGGCCTGGAAGTTCATCGAGTTCGCGGCCTCCCCGGAGATGAACAGCCTGTGGAACGAGGACGTCGGCGCGATCCCCGCCAACGTCGGCGCGGCGGACGACGACTGGATCGCCGAGGCCCCGCCGACCAAGGCCGCGCTGGAGTCGCTCAACGATCCGCGGACCAAGGTCGTCCAGCTGCCGTACTACCTCCCGGACTGGAACAACATCAGCAAGGCCGACAACGAGCCCAGCTTCCAGAAGGTGCTGCTCGGCCAGATGACCGCCAAGGCCTTCTGCGACAAGGTCGCGAAGGAGCTCAACGCGGCGCAGGCGGACTGGAAGGAGCACCAGGGCTAG
- a CDS encoding IclR family transcriptional regulator, producing MSAAETGGAQVKSAVRTVELLEFFAGRPGMHSLAAVQEAVGYPKSSLYMLLRTLVELGWVETDATGTRYGIGVRALLVGTSYIDGDEVVAAARPTLDRLSDDTTETIHLARLDGTNVVYLATRQSQHYLRPFTRVGRRLPAHSTSLGKALLATHSDEQVRKLLPETLSRLTEHTITDREKLIEELHLIREQGYAVDREENTLGLRCFGIAIPYRTPSRDAISCSVPVARLTSAHEQMIKDALFDARDRLTLATRRL from the coding sequence ATGTCAGCTGCCGAGACAGGCGGGGCCCAGGTCAAATCGGCGGTCCGCACGGTCGAACTGCTGGAGTTCTTCGCCGGACGGCCCGGAATGCACAGCCTGGCCGCGGTCCAGGAGGCCGTGGGCTACCCCAAGTCGAGTCTCTACATGCTGCTGCGCACCCTGGTGGAGCTCGGCTGGGTGGAGACGGACGCCACCGGCACCCGCTACGGCATAGGCGTGCGCGCCCTCCTCGTCGGCACCTCCTACATCGACGGCGACGAGGTCGTGGCCGCCGCCCGCCCCACCCTGGACCGGCTCTCGGACGACACCACCGAGACCATCCACCTCGCCCGCCTCGACGGCACCAATGTGGTCTACCTCGCCACCCGCCAGTCGCAGCACTATCTGCGCCCCTTCACCCGCGTCGGCCGCCGGCTGCCCGCCCACTCCACCTCGCTGGGCAAGGCGCTGCTGGCCACCCACTCCGATGAGCAGGTGCGCAAGCTGCTGCCGGAGACGCTGAGCCGGCTCACCGAGCACACGATCACCGACCGCGAGAAGCTGATCGAGGAGCTGCACCTCATCCGGGAGCAGGGGTACGCGGTGGACCGCGAGGAGAACACCCTGGGCCTGCGCTGCTTCGGCATCGCCATCCCGTACCGCACCCCCTCGCGCGACGCCATCAGCTGCTCGGTGCCGGTGGCCCGGCTCACCTCCGCCCATGAGCAGATGATCAAGGACGCCCTGTTCGACGCCCGGGACCGGCTCACCCTCGCGACGCGACGTCTCTGA